In Drosophila ananassae strain 14024-0371.13 chromosome 3R, ASM1763931v2, whole genome shotgun sequence, the DNA window TATATAGAGTGTGGCGGTCGGAATAGCATCATTGATGGATCAATTTACTCATATGAGACAGCTTATTTGCTTCAAAAAGGCCTCTCTATTATACAATAATTATTCGTCACCCGGCTGTTGCCACTCTGCGCTGTTAAATGTAATGTCTCTGGCATTGGTCGCCGGGTAATTGCTGAAATATAAATACGAACATTTGCAAAAAATAATTAGCGTGCTAAGGTCGAACTAGtggcaaaataaaaacacagaACCTCGACTTGAGCTTTCAGGTGTGTAGGTCGAGCACCTAAAAGGCTGGgtaatgtttaaaaaatggTTAAGCTTTGTACTAGAGTTACAGAGCTCTGATACCCCATGACtttgaaaatataaacaactttattgttattgttatggTTACCTGGGGGCGACATTACTATTTCTGATAAGATGGCAAACGTTTCAAGTGTATACACATAGCTTGAAACATTGGTATAATCATACTTTTCTCGACATCTTTATTAACTTATAAAAACATTTGGCAGTTTGCGTCGTACAAACTCTAATTACTTATCCAAAGATTTGCTCtgatataaacataattttgaGCGCGATGTATGCCGATGCTCAACGTCCCTGAACTTGCACGAACAACACGCTAATGAAACTTTTCAACACGAAAAAGAAGGTAAAAACGGGGCGGGTGGTGGACTGGTCTCTTCAGTTAACCAACCCATTATTCCCATTTGGTTTCCACGTATTTTCGGCTGTCTCTTGAGCTAAATTTTTGTCAACAAAAAAGTAGTAcgaacatacatacatgtatgTATTATAAGCATACAGTCCGTATCAAGCAAGTATGACAATCTAAAATGTTCAAGGCCTAAATAAAATATcgcaaataaatatatttaataaaaagtcTTAATTACCAAACATAATTTAGCCAATTTGAATTCACAATTGCCTTGGGTTACAAAACGCAATTTAACTAAAATGATATATAGGTTTATGGCTCTTCAAGTTTTACCAAAACAAGTTGACCTTTACAAGctgtgtaaatatttttttggcctGAATGCAGTCAAACAGCTTGGGTGAATGGCAAGATATTCCAACTTATTAGACCTAGTGCTAGTGATTTACGCCTCCATAAAGATCCTCTTGTCGATACGATAAGATATTTCAGCCACACTCTCGATAGCCCGAATAATTCAAATTCTTTTCAATCACTTCAAATGAAAGCGAAATCAAAAGCGTTCAACGCCATTGGAAATATTTGTTATGGTAATGTCAAAACCATAGTCAAAATAACTTTCATATGACGTTTGAGTGGCTGATCCACAGTTTTGTTCACTAATGGAATCAAAACCGCAATAAACATTCTTGAGTTTTTAGTGACCACTTATTAGCTCTTTGATTAGGCCTGATTTGGCACTCTAAGACGATAATTAAGACAAAACCTATTGGACCTGATTGTTTCTGATATTTGTGAAGGAAATGGTTAGAAATAAAGCACTACCTTTTACCAGTTAACAACTGAAATTGTAAATCGAATAGTCCAATGCCCCGACCACATTCTAAAAGCCATTTTCTGTTATATAATGAAACCTGTTTTTAATAAGTAACATTACAACGTTGAAGGGGGTCAGTTATAGTATCTGAGGTGTAAGAAATTAATGACCGCACATGATTGATAATTCTAGGTAGGAATATTGGGATACGATAATTGTCATACAATATTTGGATAATTTATCCCTCCTAGTTTTCTATTTAAGCCTTACTGCTTAAATGCCTTAACTATTCAAACACAAGTGTTAGCCCATATTATTAGAATTACTCACCTTCGATTAATTCTTAATTCATTCCCCTAAGAATAACGTGTTTTGTCCAAATTTGCTAAGGCGCTCCTTGGATTCTTTTGTTGTGTGTGTACATGAAATTTATAATTGTTCACttagtttgtttttcattaatattttagaGGGACGTGCCTAAAATTCTGAGTCTAGCTTTCAAGTCAATGAGACCATATGTATGCGAAATCCAAACTCTAAATGAAATAGAAACACAGATAtgataaataaaagaatccaAGATTTGCATACGAGGAATACGTAGTATTCTTCCTTTATTTTCGACACATTTAACCAAATGAAGCACTTTCGagaatttatttaactttaacAGCAACGACAAAGGAAAAGAAATCTAGTTCTTTTTCATATACAAAATTTGGAAAGTAAAgtcattaaaataaatatatgtgacTAAGTTTTTTCCAAActgtaattaaatatttgtgtAATATAAtagttaattttaaaattaaagtttGCTAAGGCCtgtaaatttttatttgagcaCACCAAACaaagtatttttgtttaatactTGATTTAACACTATTCTAATTATGATCTAAGTTGACAGAACTGTTTAAAGATCTTCGTTTTTCTGCTCAAGTTTTATTGATTACGGTCTTTTCAGCAATATCTTGTACCAATTGGAAGCTTGGCTTGCcagtcttttttttattattttggccagctcggcttggcttggcttttATTTGGGTCAccgcagcaacatcaacagcaacgGCATCGGCCATAGCAATAGAAACAACTATGGCAACAACTTTGCATAACGGTATCTAGTCAGTTTCgagttgtttgtttgtttgctgtgccttgcatttttattttacaagaGGTATTACACCAACCGACGACAACAGCACTCTACATTCACGCGCCAATGCACCAGAACTTCAGATGCAACGACAATACAAAAGTTGCACGCACTATGGGTGTAGGATGTACAAATTAAGGGACGATCAAATCACGACTTTACATGGCAAAGCCCGTCGCACAACTGATCGTGGCTTGTATATCTTCATCATGGTGGAGTTGAATATCGTAGGGAGATCAAATATCGTAAGCGCATACGCCAGGTAGCCAGGTGTGTTTCCACCTGGATAGGTATGTGTGGGTTTTGAGTGCGATTGAGAGGCAAGTTCGCTCTGCGAAATCGGCAGAACGATAAAAAACGTATAAAGCATGACGGATGCCTTCGGGTCTCTTGTTTCTACGTTCGAGCTTAATTACTCTTTTATCTTTTGTGTGCTTTTTGagttttcttttattgtttttttttggcaaatgtTTGTAGAAGTTTTTGGCTAATGGCTAAGAGGTACAGTTTGCCCTGGTATTTGGCAACCTTTTAATGAGAAAATGTCATAACTACAATCAAGAACCATTTACCACCTTGTGTTCCAATTACAACATTTACAAAGAAACCGCTAAATCACGATGTCATTGAAGAAACTCAGAAGTCTACAAACTGGGTTATAAGGTAAAAAATCTGCAAAAATTTCACGTATCAATGAACCTGTCTTCTATAAGATACTAATATCTTTAATTTTCAGTTATTTGTGTTTCCTAAGATGAGGTATGAGAtcgtaaaaatatttcttctgTACAATCTaaaattaacttaaaaaataaataattgataGAAAACATTTTCAGccttatacatttttttacttagtattttttattaacttcCATAATGCTTACAATGCATCCCACATAATCTAAAAATATCGCGTTGCGGGTCTTCTAACTAATTTCATATTTACTATAATGAATTCATATTTGTCCAACAAAatctttgtttgtttattaacCTAACTAAGCCAATTCAACTTTAAGGAACCAGAAGATTAAAACTTAACAAAACGCTagacataaataaatgcaTGCGTGTGTGATTGCTTGAATGCAGGATGGAATTTAAAAGTGTCTCACATAACTCTAATAATGCAATATATGAATGATGTCTAATGAGATGAATATGCATGTCTCTCTAATTCTATCCCTTATATCAGACCCACAGCATGAGGAGTCCAAACCACACTGAAGGCCCTATTGAACATCCTCTTCAGCTTGTACAGTCCAAAAAGCAGTAGCCAGTAGCAGATAATCAGAATGAAGATGCCCACAAATGTCACCAGGCATCGTTGGGGATTATTCCAATCCAGAATGGGATACACATAATGATTGCCGAATCTGTGGAAAGTAAATAAAGTTGAGTTTTTAACACATGCGGGCTGTCTATATACTCACTCATCTGTGCCGCCACATAAATGGTATATGAGggtgaaaatgaagaaaaatataGCCAGACTCATCCCGTAGATCATATGCAATATCCTGAGCGGAAATGCAACGACCAGAAAATCGATCAGCATCATCAGGGAATTCAGTCCATGGGTTATGATGCTTATGGTAGGAAAACGAGTTGGTTTGTCTAAAAAAAACGTATAAGAATgctttatattattaatataaaaatggaaacaaGAGTTTTTCtattaattcaatttttaaattaattaattatttataattattatgaaatattgctattattattattaaaaactaaaaataaattctgaCAACTAAAAAAATCTAGTAGGTAAACAGAATAAATTCTTCCTGAGTACTGGGTATCATGGCCGGGTATTATTGGCTGAATTTTGTTATCCAGCTATAAAATGgccatagtttttttttgcagttttGTACAGTTTTGCAATAAATGCCGAATCAGAAATATGCCATTTGTGAGGAGCGGGTCGAAAGAAATCAGAACTGCGTGAATATTATAGGAGTCACCACCATATGGCTCTATTTCTCGTAGTCTTATAGATCGTTTTTACAGAAAAAAAGAGAGTCCCGGCACAGatgagtaccgggtatcatatagttGGAAAACTCGAATATAGCcgtcgggcggagccgaagttgatatacccttgcagttaggtagcagcttatattattatatatatatcagatcaTTTGGTCCTTATGAGATCCTTTTGAGAATTTCagcatcaaatcaattttctcaTAAAAATGTGGGAAGCAGCCCTatgcatctttaaaaatagcaaggttgtgccatttccgatcgttaagttacatggcagctataggatatggtGGCCGATCCAAAATGAAATCCGTAGACAGTCCCATCTatcttaaaaacaccaaagttatggcatatccgatcaattagttatatggcagttatatgtcgactgatcccggccgttccgacttatatactgcccgCAAGTAGAAGAACATTGTGAGCAAAGTTTCAAGTTTGCAAGTTTGctagcttcaaaactgagagactagttagcataaaaacagacagacggacatgcttatatcaactcatgattaagaatatatatattttatagggtctgagatgtctccttcactgtgtTGAACtctttttacaaaaattttaataccgTCTGCAAgggaataaaaattatttaatatagtctacttaaaaaataatattgtctACTTACTCATCTTTCCATGGAGGAACACCCAGTAAACCGTTGAAATAATTAGGGCTAATGAAAGTGTCATATTGTAGAGCCACCAATACATCTTCAGTCCTCTGGTAGTTTTGGCTTTATTTCCGGACTCCTGTACACGACTTCGAGTGTTTTTTAAATCATAATGCCAGCAAGTGACTTGCACGGCTGAAATCAGCATCGTTATGGTACAAAGGCCGAATCCCCAGTTTGTCATGTAGATAAAGAATTTGCCATCGCAGAACTGGACGATTATGCAGGTAATGTATACCGCTAGAAAAAACAGGGCCCATATCCATCGGTATAATAGGTATATTATGTTGGTTTCATCTTTTTGCCACTGTAGGGAGATTAAAAAAAAGCGTAAGTACTTTCCGACTATGACAGTTTACGACCTCATAACTATTAAAATAAAGCgtaatttgtttttcaattATAAGAAGCCTAATCTCCCGCAGACATTGTAGTAGACGATTTAATTGCGGGTAATAGGGATATTCCTACAATTTGTTATCACCTGTAAGGTCACACTATCTTTCTGTTTCTTACGTAAaaacatttcaatttcaatattccACACCTATAGTTTGATTTGTGCAAATATATACCAAATACTTATAACTTATAATCTCCTATCAGGAACCGCTTATCACTAAATGACGTAGCCAGAATTAGGGCCTGTCCGCCTTGTCACATTTTGTTTTGCCTCCGAATCAAAGTCTCTGTTTACGCGCGTGCAATAATAATCAAATTAGTTTGATTTGAACTTAAAATTTTGGCGGAAACGAAATTATTTCACTGCCTAGATTAGTACGCCCTCGATGGGTATTTATGGGCATGTTTTTTGTCGACTGATAAGGTGCGTCCGGAAATTTATGGCCATCGCCAAAAGCTATTTTCTGGTTCCTCCTCTGATTTGGTTTTGATATGTTTAGCGAGAAATTTATGGGTGAATCATTAAGGGTATTTTTCGTTGAATGTGAATCATTTTGGTTTGCATTAGAACAGAAacattacatttttatttggttATGTTTTCGATTATCAGAATGAAGCGTAAATTATTTGTATCTAAGTTGGAGCCACGATAGCGTCTGATTAGAAGCTGTTAGTTGTTATCTGTTTAAAAGGTGTTTGTCATATACTGTTTTGCGAGAACTTTGGTGTACAAGGCCATTTTTTTGCGTACATTTtgtaaaaatcaaaacaatcaCATTAATGTTTTCATTCATAACTTCTATCGTTGTGGGTTAAAAATCTTTACCTTAGTGTAGTTCTTGAACTAAATCTTGATGTTTGTTTAGAATCCTACAGCTGCCAAAACCTGGGAGTAGCGTGAAGAGTGTTTACTTAGCTTTTAGTTGGGCCACGCTAATTAAATTCGAATTAATTAGCATTGCATACGTGTGCTCTTTTTTTCTCAccataaaactaaaaactttgTATGTCGAGCACTCAAATTTCGGTATTCACGCCACTTTCCTCATTATGCTGCATTTTTAATGGTTCGACTGGAAGGCTTGGTGTGAACTAATTTGAGTTCATTCGAGTTCATTTGAGTTCTTAACAGCGCCCGACTCGGACTACATTTCTAAGACAgacatttttatattaattatatttttttgagtttattttaaaagccTATTGTCTAGGGAATGCAACACGCAAGAATTAGAAACCGTTAGTGTCAGCAATTAAATGTTAGTTAAATTGTAAGTTTGAGTTCAGCAGTTAAAACACTTAGGTGAACATTTGTACTGGGAAAACACGTGCTAAGGTCTCTTACGAAAATGATCTCACATGAACAATTACAACTTCCAACGTCCACAatgtttataaattattttcgcTACTGGCTTTTTCACTGCTCGTATGATACGTATATCGTATGATTCTCGTATGATATCCCACCTGCGCCGTTACACCAACGATAAGGTCTGTTTCGAGTGTTTGGGCAAGACTTACAGGGAATACACCTCACCTGTGATCTATAGAACAAATGAACGCGATTGTATGAGAAGCCAAAATTCGCTCGTTGCAATTCCTTGTTGAGGCTTTTGCAGAAGTCGTCAAAAATTTGCATggtttcatatattttttattatttatttttatatgatataatttatttactttt includes these proteins:
- the LOC6504794 gene encoding protein rolling stone isoform X1, with the translated sequence MQIFDDFCKSLNKELQRANFGFSYNRVHLFYRSQWQKDETNIIYLLYRWIWALFFLAVYITCIIVQFCDGKFFIYMTNWGFGLCTITMLISAVQVTCWHYDLKNTRSRVQESGNKAKTTRGLKMYWWLYNMTLSLALIISTVYWVFLHGKMNDKPTRFPTISIITHGLNSLMMLIDFLVVAFPLRILHMIYGMSLAIFFFIFTLIYHLCGGTDEFGNHYVYPILDWNNPQRCLVTFVGIFILIICYWLLLFGLYKLKRMFNRAFSVVWTPHAVGLI
- the LOC6504794 gene encoding protein rolling stone isoform X2, which translates into the protein MQIFDDFCKSLNKELQRANFGFSYNRVHLFYRSQWQKDETNIIYLLYRWIWALFFLAVYITCIIVQFCDGKFFIYMTNWGFGLCTITMLISAVQVTCWHYDLKNTRSRVQESGNKAKTTRGLKMYWWLYNMTLSLALIISTVYWVFLHGKMNKPTRFPTISIITHGLNSLMMLIDFLVVAFPLRILHMIYGMSLAIFFFIFTLIYHLCGGTDEFGNHYVYPILDWNNPQRCLVTFVGIFILIICYWLLLFGLYKLKRMFNRAFSVVWTPHAVGLI
- the LOC6504794 gene encoding protein rolling stone isoform X3: MWQKDETNIIYLLYRWIWALFFLAVYITCIIVQFCDGKFFIYMTNWGFGLCTITMLISAVQVTCWHYDLKNTRSRVQESGNKAKTTRGLKMYWWLYNMTLSLALIISTVYWVFLHGKMNDKPTRFPTISIITHGLNSLMMLIDFLVVAFPLRILHMIYGMSLAIFFFIFTLIYHLCGGTDEFGNHYVYPILDWNNPQRCLVTFVGIFILIICYWLLLFGLYKLKRMFNRAFSVVWTPHAVGLI
- the LOC6504794 gene encoding protein rolling stone isoform X4, whose product is MTNWGFGLCTITMLISAVQVTCWHYDLKNTRSRVQESGNKAKTTRGLKMYWWLYNMTLSLALIISTVYWVFLHGKMNDKPTRFPTISIITHGLNSLMMLIDFLVVAFPLRILHMIYGMSLAIFFFIFTLIYHLCGGTDEFGNHYVYPILDWNNPQRCLVTFVGIFILIICYWLLLFGLYKLKRMFNRAFSVVWTPHAVGLI